The following coding sequences are from one Nicotiana tomentosiformis chromosome 3, ASM39032v3, whole genome shotgun sequence window:
- the LOC104110480 gene encoding uncharacterized protein isoform X3: MEQKQLVLRTTTEPLISESNSMTSATLGRVMSTLLTTKPKKLLETISHLDPSPKIAPIGVSLEQSLLFLYKYVKDAAEKESSLDQVLVPMIQHSLRFRGSKHGNQVMILLNWLFEDEVNFQALANDLEAILSQKEDHYISLGWCTLARSLIEFEVTMDKLETRGVRARYDALLKIFCTCTSHLVAIVRDGSTVQGEFELPTRLSVAAADLILSLTEALTRSDSVSNCSDDKQKAAGIGERNRPVMLLPSTSTKKKVNKISKSSESTHMEMKLLLWDQLDHLIVLVERLTAWSKKSRPLHAKALERVHRWLLGTQEKYIHIQTKADSQMLKSGVLLLSSCWKHYGMLLHLEDHKFAQKYTELLEQYLSGIQFYADNYAEESPKNKESGRETIKFFLNCLALLLGRLHGMQFETTIEEHGSQLSQAIISQLNCADDEVIDSALCIFKAVIFRTNSSLSKCAADISQINALLPMLLHLLDERDSAAKAVIKLFAEYCSISSDTQCLEEILKRLISGNVSQKRNAVDFISDLIHVSMESDTVLPPTMWQHLSCHLLEFLQDEQMVINTQASKLIPLIDPSFTLPALVCLIYSPLERVHSLASGALVALLKNYKHNPDVICMLLDCLSKPTQNPDICDNAYGEEGQKPDIDRVLKLLPEWSKIVEDWKVMIGPLIDKLFAEPSNAVIVRFLSFISEHLASAADFVFQQIISYTRRQKDSLDEGAHPNYDAAERQLDLFNRLCPLLIVRLLPLRVFDDLNSYAFYDELPTKLATHDDECLGTQSTECVAGLLINRALSNSEFEDVRRLAAELCGRIHPKVLIPIMSYQLKNASNSKDLLKIKACLFSTCTSLLVRGTDAYAHPDVLQIRKAIETVLLWPSVDGDDISKAQHGCIDCLALMLCTELQATKAVKNSTSRDSVAKGSVCSYVIHHLVCDEDTIISLKLDRDEVPKAHISFRLCMANVLISACQKVPRASKKPFVSKILPRILHSIKEIADSEVRSACIQVFFSMVYHLKSLVLPYSSDLLKASIKSLREGSEKERIAGAKLLASLMASEEAVLQNISGGLLEARALLQDICSSEPSLDVRKMCQRLLVCLTSV; the protein is encoded by the exons ATGGAACAAAAACAGTTAGTATTGCGCACAACTACAGAACCACTGATATCAGAGTCAAATTCAATGACTAGTGCAACACTGGGTCGTGTTATGAGCACATTGCTTACTACCAAGCCTAAGAAGCTTCTAGAAACAATTTCTCATCTTGATCCTTCTCCCAAAATTGCACCTATTGGTG TTTCTTTGGAACAGTCATTATTGTTTCTTTACAAGTATGTGAAGGATGCTGCTGAAAAAGAGTCATCTTTGGATCAAGTTCTTGTTCCTATGATTCAACAT TCACTGAGGTTCCGGGGGTCAAAGCATGGCAACCAAGTGATGATACTTCTCAATTGGCTTTTTGAGGACGAAGTAAATTTCCAGGCTTTAGCAAATGATCTGGAGGCCATTTTATCTCAAAAAGAGGATCATTACATATCCCTTGGGTGGTGTACCCTTGCACGAAGTCTTATTGAATTTGAGGTCACTATGGACAAGCTCGAAACACGTG GGGTTAGAGCGAGATATGATGCACTTCTGAAGATTTTCTGCACATGTACGTCCCATCTTGTGGCTATTGTACGTGATGGAAG CACCGTGCAGGGGGAATTTGAGCTGCCAACTCGCCTTTCAGTGGCTGCTGCAGATCTAATTCTCTCTCTTACGGAGGCATTAACAAGAAGTGATTCAGTGTCCAACTGCTCAGATGACAAGCAAAAGGCAGCTGGTATTGGTGAAAGAAATCGCCCGGTCATGTTGTTACCTTCTACTTCGACTAAGAAGAAAGTGAATAAAATCAGCAAATCCTCTGAATCTACACACATGGAAATGAAGTTGCTGCTTTGGGACCAGTTGGATCACCTCATAGTTCTTGTAGAGAGACTTACAGCT TGGAGCAAAAAAAGCAGGCCTTTGCATGCAAAGGCATTGGAGAGAGTTCACAGGTGGTTGCTGGGGACGCAGGAAAAATATATTCACATACAAACCAAGGCAG ATTCACAAATGCTGAAGAGTGGAGTATTACTGCTCTCTTCTTGTTGGAAACATTATGGCATGTTGTTGCACTTGGAAGATCACAAATTCGCACAGAAATATACAGAATTATTGGAGCAGTACTTATCTGGGATTCAG TTTTATGCAGATAACTATGCTGAAGAGTCTCCTAAAAACAAAGAAAGTGGAAGAGAGACCATCAAGTTTTTCCTGAATTGCCTTGCCCTTCTATTAGGCCGTCTACATGGAATGCAGTTTGAAACTACCATTGAGGAACATGGATCTCAGCTATCTCAAGCTATCATATCCCAG CTCAATTGTGCAGATGATGAAGTAATTGACAGTGCCCTCTGCATCTTCAAAGCTGTCATCTTTAGGACGAACAGTAGTTTGTCTAAATGTGCTGCAGACATTAGTCAGATTAATGCTCTACTGCCAATGTTATTACACCTCTTGGACGAGCGAGACAGTGCAGCGAAAGCTGTTATCAAGCTTTTTGCTGAATATTGCTCCAT ATCCTCAGATACACAGTGCTTGGAAGAAATTCTAAAGCGCCTTATTTCTGGGAATGTTTCACAGAAAAGAAATGCTGTTGACTTCATTTCAGATCTTATCCATGTATCTATGGAGTCAGATACCGTGCTTCCTCCTACTATGTG GCAGCATTTGTCATGCCACCTATTGGAGTTTCTCCAAGACGAACAAATGGTAATTAATACACAGGCTTCCAAATTGATTCCTTTAATAG ATCCTTCGTTTACTTTGCCTGCACTAGTTTGTCTTATATATTCTCCACTTGAAAGAGTACACTCGTTGGCAAGTGGTGCACTCGTTGCATTATTGAAGAATTACAAGCATAACCCTGATGTTATATGCATGCTGCTCGACTGTCTGAG CAAACCCACTCAGAACCCAGACATTTGTGATAATGCTTATGGTGAAGAAG gACAAAAACCTGATATTGATAGAGTGCTGAAGCTGCTTCCTGAGTGGTCAAAAATA GTTGAAGATTGGAAGGTGATGATTGGACCCTTGATAGATAAGCTTTTTGCTGAGCCATCAAATGCAGTAATAGTCAGGTTCTTGAGTTTCATAAGCGAGCACTTGGCAAGTGCAGCAGATTTTGTCTTTCAACAGATTATTTCTTACACTAGAAGGCAGAAGGA CAGTCTTGATGAGGGTGCACATCCAAACTATGATGCTGCAGAACGGCAGCTCGATCTTTTTAATCGTCTCTGCCCATTGCTCATAGTAAGGTTGCTACCCTTACGAGTATTCGACGATCTCAACTCATATGCTTTCTATGATGAACTTCCAACCAAACTGGCTACACATG ATGATGAATGCTTGGGAACTCAAAGCACTGAATGTGTGGCTGGACTTCTGATCAACAG GGCATTGAGCAACTCTGAATTTGAAGATGTTCGAAGACTTGCAGCTGAGCTGTGTGGGAGAATTCACCCAAAG GTTCTCATTCCAATAATGTCATATCAGCTGAAAAATGCCTCTAATTCCAAGGATTTACTGAAGATAAAAGCTTGTCTTTTTTCAACTTGCACATCTCTCTTG GTAAGAGGCACAGACGCATATGCGCATCCTGACGTGTTGCAGATAAGGAAGGCAATAGAGACTGTCTTATTATGGCCTTCAGTGGATGGGGATGATA TTTCAAAGGCACAACATGGTTGCATCGACTGTCTAGCATTGATGCTGTGCACTGAATTGCAAGCTACAAAAGCTGTCAAGAACTCAACATCGA GGGATTCTGTCGCAAAAGGCTCAGTCTGCAGTTACGTGATCCACCACTTGGTTTGTGATGAAGATACCATTATTTCGTTGAAGTTGGATAGAGATGAGGTGCCAAAAGCCCACATCTCTTTTCGGTTGTGCATGGCAAATGTGCTTATTAGTGCTTGTCAAAAGGTTCCTCGTGCTAGCAAGAAACCATTTGTTTCGAAAATTCTTCCTCGTATCCTCCATTCAATCAAG GAAATTGCAGATTCAGAAGTCAGGTCTGCATGTATCCAAGTATTCTTCTCAATGGTGTACCATCTAAAGTCTCTAGTTCTTCCTTACTCTTCCGATCTTCTCAAAGCGTCGATAAAGTCGCTTAGAGAAGGATCAGagaag GAAAGGATTGCTGGTGCCAAGTTACTAGCATCTTTAATGGCGAGCGAAGAGGCAGTCTTACAGAATATTTCTGGTGGCCTTCTGGAAGCCAGGGCCTTGCTTCAAGATATATGCTCTTCAGAACCTTCATTGGACGTTCGGAAAATGTGCCAGCGATTGCTTGTATGTTTGACCTCTGTGTAA
- the LOC104110480 gene encoding uncharacterized protein isoform X5, whose translation MILLNWLFEDEVNFQALANDLEAILSQKEDHYISLGWCTLARSLIEFEVTMDKLETRGVRARYDALLKIFCTCTSHLVAIVRDGSTVQGEFELPTRLSVAAADLILSLTEALTRSDSVSNCSDDKQKAAGIGERNRPVMLLPSTSTKKKVNKISKSSESTHMEMKLLLWDQLDHLIVLVERLTAWSKKSRPLHAKALERVHRWLLGTQEKYIHIQTKADSQMLKSGVLLLSSCWKHYGMLLHLEDHKFAQKYTELLEQYLSGIQFYADNYAEESPKNKESGRETIKFFLNCLALLLGRLHGMQFETTIEEHGSQLSQAIISQLNCADDEVIDSALCIFKAVIFRTNSSLSKCAADISQINALLPMLLHLLDERDSAAKAVIKLFAEYCSISSDTQCLEEILKRLISGNVSQKRNAVDFISDLIHVSMESDTVLPPTMWQHLSCHLLEFLQDEQMVINTQASKLIPLIDPSFTLPALVCLIYSPLERVHSLASGALVALLKNYKHNPDVICMLLDCLSKPTQNPDICDNAYGEEGQKPDIDRVLKLLPEWSKIVEDWKVMIGPLIDKLFAEPSNAVIVRFLSFISEHLASAADFVFQQIISYTRRQKDSLDEGAHPNYDAAERQLDLFNRLCPLLIVRLLPLRVFDDLNSYAFYDELPTKLATHDDECLGTQSTECVAGLLINRALSNSEFEDVRRLAAELCGRIHPKVLIPIMSYQLKNASNSKDLLKIKACLFSTCTSLLVRGTDAYAHPDVLQIRKAIETVLLWPSVDGDDISKAQHGCIDCLALMLCTELQATKAVKNSTSSEASFEQNIVSLGDSVAKGSVCSYVIHHLVCDEDTIISLKLDRDEVPKAHISFRLCMANVLISACQKVPRASKKPFVSKILPRILHSIKEIADSEVRSACIQVFFSMVYHLKSLVLPYSSDLLKASIKSLREGSEKERIAGAKLLASLMASEEAVLQNISGGLLEARALLQDICSSEPSLDVRKMCQRLLVCLTSV comes from the exons ATGATACTTCTCAATTGGCTTTTTGAGGACGAAGTAAATTTCCAGGCTTTAGCAAATGATCTGGAGGCCATTTTATCTCAAAAAGAGGATCATTACATATCCCTTGGGTGGTGTACCCTTGCACGAAGTCTTATTGAATTTGAGGTCACTATGGACAAGCTCGAAACACGTG GGGTTAGAGCGAGATATGATGCACTTCTGAAGATTTTCTGCACATGTACGTCCCATCTTGTGGCTATTGTACGTGATGGAAG CACCGTGCAGGGGGAATTTGAGCTGCCAACTCGCCTTTCAGTGGCTGCTGCAGATCTAATTCTCTCTCTTACGGAGGCATTAACAAGAAGTGATTCAGTGTCCAACTGCTCAGATGACAAGCAAAAGGCAGCTGGTATTGGTGAAAGAAATCGCCCGGTCATGTTGTTACCTTCTACTTCGACTAAGAAGAAAGTGAATAAAATCAGCAAATCCTCTGAATCTACACACATGGAAATGAAGTTGCTGCTTTGGGACCAGTTGGATCACCTCATAGTTCTTGTAGAGAGACTTACAGCT TGGAGCAAAAAAAGCAGGCCTTTGCATGCAAAGGCATTGGAGAGAGTTCACAGGTGGTTGCTGGGGACGCAGGAAAAATATATTCACATACAAACCAAGGCAG ATTCACAAATGCTGAAGAGTGGAGTATTACTGCTCTCTTCTTGTTGGAAACATTATGGCATGTTGTTGCACTTGGAAGATCACAAATTCGCACAGAAATATACAGAATTATTGGAGCAGTACTTATCTGGGATTCAG TTTTATGCAGATAACTATGCTGAAGAGTCTCCTAAAAACAAAGAAAGTGGAAGAGAGACCATCAAGTTTTTCCTGAATTGCCTTGCCCTTCTATTAGGCCGTCTACATGGAATGCAGTTTGAAACTACCATTGAGGAACATGGATCTCAGCTATCTCAAGCTATCATATCCCAG CTCAATTGTGCAGATGATGAAGTAATTGACAGTGCCCTCTGCATCTTCAAAGCTGTCATCTTTAGGACGAACAGTAGTTTGTCTAAATGTGCTGCAGACATTAGTCAGATTAATGCTCTACTGCCAATGTTATTACACCTCTTGGACGAGCGAGACAGTGCAGCGAAAGCTGTTATCAAGCTTTTTGCTGAATATTGCTCCAT ATCCTCAGATACACAGTGCTTGGAAGAAATTCTAAAGCGCCTTATTTCTGGGAATGTTTCACAGAAAAGAAATGCTGTTGACTTCATTTCAGATCTTATCCATGTATCTATGGAGTCAGATACCGTGCTTCCTCCTACTATGTG GCAGCATTTGTCATGCCACCTATTGGAGTTTCTCCAAGACGAACAAATGGTAATTAATACACAGGCTTCCAAATTGATTCCTTTAATAG ATCCTTCGTTTACTTTGCCTGCACTAGTTTGTCTTATATATTCTCCACTTGAAAGAGTACACTCGTTGGCAAGTGGTGCACTCGTTGCATTATTGAAGAATTACAAGCATAACCCTGATGTTATATGCATGCTGCTCGACTGTCTGAG CAAACCCACTCAGAACCCAGACATTTGTGATAATGCTTATGGTGAAGAAG gACAAAAACCTGATATTGATAGAGTGCTGAAGCTGCTTCCTGAGTGGTCAAAAATA GTTGAAGATTGGAAGGTGATGATTGGACCCTTGATAGATAAGCTTTTTGCTGAGCCATCAAATGCAGTAATAGTCAGGTTCTTGAGTTTCATAAGCGAGCACTTGGCAAGTGCAGCAGATTTTGTCTTTCAACAGATTATTTCTTACACTAGAAGGCAGAAGGA CAGTCTTGATGAGGGTGCACATCCAAACTATGATGCTGCAGAACGGCAGCTCGATCTTTTTAATCGTCTCTGCCCATTGCTCATAGTAAGGTTGCTACCCTTACGAGTATTCGACGATCTCAACTCATATGCTTTCTATGATGAACTTCCAACCAAACTGGCTACACATG ATGATGAATGCTTGGGAACTCAAAGCACTGAATGTGTGGCTGGACTTCTGATCAACAG GGCATTGAGCAACTCTGAATTTGAAGATGTTCGAAGACTTGCAGCTGAGCTGTGTGGGAGAATTCACCCAAAG GTTCTCATTCCAATAATGTCATATCAGCTGAAAAATGCCTCTAATTCCAAGGATTTACTGAAGATAAAAGCTTGTCTTTTTTCAACTTGCACATCTCTCTTG GTAAGAGGCACAGACGCATATGCGCATCCTGACGTGTTGCAGATAAGGAAGGCAATAGAGACTGTCTTATTATGGCCTTCAGTGGATGGGGATGATA TTTCAAAGGCACAACATGGTTGCATCGACTGTCTAGCATTGATGCTGTGCACTGAATTGCAAGCTACAAAAGCTGTCAAGAACTCAACATCGAGTGAGGCTTCTTTTGAGCAGAACATTGTCTCTTTAG GGGATTCTGTCGCAAAAGGCTCAGTCTGCAGTTACGTGATCCACCACTTGGTTTGTGATGAAGATACCATTATTTCGTTGAAGTTGGATAGAGATGAGGTGCCAAAAGCCCACATCTCTTTTCGGTTGTGCATGGCAAATGTGCTTATTAGTGCTTGTCAAAAGGTTCCTCGTGCTAGCAAGAAACCATTTGTTTCGAAAATTCTTCCTCGTATCCTCCATTCAATCAAG GAAATTGCAGATTCAGAAGTCAGGTCTGCATGTATCCAAGTATTCTTCTCAATGGTGTACCATCTAAAGTCTCTAGTTCTTCCTTACTCTTCCGATCTTCTCAAAGCGTCGATAAAGTCGCTTAGAGAAGGATCAGagaag GAAAGGATTGCTGGTGCCAAGTTACTAGCATCTTTAATGGCGAGCGAAGAGGCAGTCTTACAGAATATTTCTGGTGGCCTTCTGGAAGCCAGGGCCTTGCTTCAAGATATATGCTCTTCAGAACCTTCATTGGACGTTCGGAAAATGTGCCAGCGATTGCTTGTATGTTTGACCTCTGTGTAA